One Cedecea neteri DNA segment encodes these proteins:
- a CDS encoding type II toxin-antitoxin system Phd/YefM family antitoxin, with protein MHTLTANEAKTQFGDMLLKVQREPVQISRNGKLVAVVVSVEDYQQLEAMKFQLLQAKIQRARNQSDKGQTVDGDEFFDALMEQYKE; from the coding sequence CGAAAACACAATTTGGAGATATGTTACTGAAAGTTCAAAGAGAACCTGTCCAGATAAGCCGGAACGGTAAACTGGTGGCGGTTGTCGTTTCCGTTGAGGATTATCAACAGTTGGAAGCGATGAAATTCCAACTTTTGCAGGCTAAAATCCAACGTGCACGCAATCAAAGCGATAAAGGCCAGACCGTCGATGGCGACGAATTTTTCGATGCTCTTATGGAGCAATACAAGGAATAG